From Gemmatimonadaceae bacterium, the proteins below share one genomic window:
- the asd gene encoding aspartate-semialdehyde dehydrogenase: MKLPVAILGATGAVGQTFIRLLADHPWFRVAEVAASDRSAGKRYADATKWIEGAMPESVKDLVVTTCDPSQVQSKVVFSAMDAAASEEIEPAFAKAGRFVLSNTKTFRMTDDVPLVIPEVNASHLALLDAQKAKGWSGGVITNANCAATVAAMALAPLHERFGLTELFMATMQAVSGAGYPGVPSLDILGNVVPYIGDEEPKLEREMQKMLGTVEGKHIAFAPFVVSAHANRVAVEHGHTVVISAKFRSRPSVAEALATLRGWTGDPIVRGLPSAPAQPLVVTEDPARPQPRRDVMAGNGMTVTVGRVREDSIFHLKLVAMGHNTIRGAAGGSVLNAEVLVATGRLGWMPPSLQVARG, from the coding sequence GTGAAGCTCCCGGTTGCCATCCTGGGCGCCACGGGCGCCGTTGGACAGACCTTCATTCGCCTCCTCGCCGACCACCCTTGGTTCCGCGTGGCCGAAGTCGCCGCCTCCGACCGCTCGGCGGGCAAGCGCTACGCCGACGCCACGAAGTGGATCGAAGGCGCGATGCCCGAGTCCGTGAAGGACCTGGTCGTCACCACCTGCGATCCGTCGCAGGTGCAGTCCAAGGTTGTGTTCAGCGCAATGGACGCGGCGGCGTCGGAGGAGATCGAGCCCGCGTTCGCCAAGGCCGGCCGCTTCGTGCTCTCAAACACGAAGACGTTCCGGATGACGGACGACGTGCCCTTGGTGATTCCGGAGGTGAACGCCAGCCATCTCGCGTTGCTCGACGCGCAGAAGGCCAAGGGCTGGAGCGGCGGCGTGATCACCAATGCGAACTGCGCGGCCACGGTGGCGGCGATGGCCTTGGCGCCGCTGCACGAGCGCTTCGGCCTCACCGAGTTGTTCATGGCCACGATGCAGGCCGTCAGCGGCGCGGGATATCCGGGCGTGCCGTCGCTCGACATCCTCGGCAACGTCGTGCCCTACATCGGCGACGAGGAGCCCAAGCTCGAGCGCGAGATGCAGAAGATGCTCGGCACGGTCGAGGGCAAGCACATCGCGTTTGCGCCGTTCGTGGTCAGCGCGCACGCCAACCGCGTGGCGGTGGAGCACGGGCACACGGTCGTGATCTCCGCCAAGTTCCGCTCGAGGCCCAGCGTTGCCGAGGCGCTGGCGACGCTACGTGGTTGGACGGGTGATCCCATCGTGCGCGGACTGCCCAGCGCACCCGCACAGCCGCTGGTCGTGACCGAGGATCCCGCACGTCCGCAGCCGCGCCGTGATGTGATGGCGGGGAATGGGATGACGGTCACCGTCGGCCGCGTGCGCGAGGACTCGATCTTCCATCTCAAGCTCGTGGCGATGGGGCACAACACGATCCGCGGCGCCGCGGGCGGCTCAGTGCTCAACGCCGAGGTGCTGGTCGCCACGGGCCGCCTCGGTTGGATGCCCCCCAGCCTGCAGGTCGCGCGCGGATGA
- the dapA gene encoding 4-hydroxy-tetrahydrodipicolinate synthase yields MTAMLKGAITAIVTPFKADGSVDEAALGAFVDWQIAEGIHGIVPVGSTGEAVTLSPAERERVVRVTAERANGRVPVIAGAGSNDTAAAIEASILLGKAGATHLLHVSPMYNKPPQRGIVAHFTAIADASPLPVVLYNVPGRTGSNMTAETTLELAEHPNIVAMKEASGNTGQIDAILRGRPEGFSVLSGDDGLTLAVMAAGGDGVISVISNAVPGLIAQLTDALAKSDLKTAGLIHHRLSPLVDAAFIESNPIPIKAAMSMMGKMQNVLRLPLVAMDSKHEARMSAALRIAGVSL; encoded by the coding sequence ATGACTGCGATGCTCAAGGGTGCCATCACCGCCATCGTCACGCCGTTCAAGGCGGACGGCTCGGTGGACGAGGCCGCGCTGGGCGCCTTCGTCGACTGGCAGATCGCTGAGGGGATTCACGGCATCGTGCCGGTGGGCTCGACGGGCGAGGCCGTGACGCTGTCGCCGGCTGAGCGCGAGCGCGTGGTGCGAGTCACGGCGGAGCGCGCAAACGGTCGCGTGCCGGTGATCGCCGGCGCGGGCTCGAACGACACGGCGGCCGCCATTGAGGCCTCGATACTGCTGGGCAAGGCGGGCGCCACGCACCTGCTGCACGTCTCGCCGATGTACAACAAGCCTCCACAGCGCGGCATCGTGGCGCACTTCACGGCCATCGCCGACGCGTCGCCGCTGCCGGTGGTCCTCTACAACGTGCCGGGCCGAACGGGCAGCAACATGACGGCCGAGACGACGTTGGAGCTGGCTGAGCACCCGAACATCGTGGCGATGAAGGAGGCCTCGGGGAACACGGGGCAGATCGACGCGATTCTGCGCGGACGGCCCGAAGGCTTCAGCGTACTGTCCGGCGACGACGGACTCACGCTCGCCGTGATGGCTGCGGGCGGCGATGGCGTGATCTCCGTGATCTCGAATGCGGTGCCGGGGTTGATCGCGCAGCTGACGGATGCGCTGGCCAAGAGCGATCTTAAGACCGCCGGGCTGATCCATCACCGGCTCTCGCCGCTGGTGGACGCGGCGTTCATCGAGAGCAACCCGATCCCCATCAAGGCGGCGATGTCGATGATGGGCAAGATGCAGAACGTGCTGCGCCTGCCGTTGGTGGCGATGGACAGCAAGCACGAGGCGCGGATGAGCGCTGCGCTGCGCATCGCGGGGGTGTCGCTGTGA
- a CDS encoding M20/M25/M40 family metallo-hydrolase: protein MSTPVDVVALAAELLAIHSTTRDEGAAVDFVARWLVQRDWNVMVQEVTPGRGNVWASRKGGGVTLSTHLDTVPPYVPPRRENGRLYGRGACDAKGIAAAMMVAGDQLVQMGEERVDLLFVVGEERGSDGARMANQLPATSKWLINGEPTESVLASGCKGALRVIARTKGKEAHSAYPQLGESAITPMLTLLQELQQLKLPVDKVLGPSTVNVGLIKGGTEANIIPGACEAEMMLRLVGDVGDVKRILDRWAKGRAELEYGSMIPAQHFHTVPGFKTAPMAYTSDIPLLTNWGKPLLFGPGSIHVAHTPDEYIEEAELRASVDSYITMVQGLLA, encoded by the coding sequence ATGTCCACGCCCGTTGACGTCGTCGCCCTTGCCGCCGAACTGCTTGCCATCCACTCCACCACCCGCGACGAAGGCGCGGCCGTGGACTTCGTCGCGCGCTGGCTGGTGCAGCGCGACTGGAATGTGATGGTGCAGGAAGTCACACCGGGCCGCGGCAATGTGTGGGCATCGCGAAAGGGCGGGGGCGTCACCCTCTCGACGCATCTCGACACTGTGCCGCCCTACGTGCCACCTCGGCGCGAGAACGGCCGCCTCTACGGTCGCGGCGCCTGCGACGCCAAGGGCATCGCCGCCGCGATGATGGTCGCCGGTGACCAGCTCGTGCAAATGGGCGAGGAGCGCGTGGATCTGCTCTTCGTCGTCGGCGAGGAGCGCGGATCCGATGGCGCGCGCATGGCCAACCAGCTACCGGCCACGAGCAAGTGGCTGATCAACGGCGAGCCCACGGAGAGCGTGCTGGCCTCGGGTTGCAAGGGCGCGCTGCGCGTCATCGCCCGCACCAAGGGCAAGGAAGCCCATTCGGCCTACCCACAGCTCGGTGAGTCGGCGATCACGCCGATGCTCACGCTGCTGCAGGAGTTGCAGCAGCTAAAGCTGCCGGTGGACAAGGTGCTGGGGCCCAGCACGGTGAACGTCGGGCTGATCAAGGGCGGCACCGAGGCGAATATCATCCCAGGCGCCTGCGAGGCGGAGATGATGCTGCGCCTCGTCGGTGACGTCGGCGACGTGAAGCGGATCCTCGACCGCTGGGCCAAGGGCCGCGCCGAGCTCGAGTACGGCTCAATGATCCCCGCGCAGCACTTCCACACCGTGCCGGGCTTCAAGACCGCGCCGATGGCCTACACCAGCGACATCCCGCTGCTCACCAACTGGGGCAAGCCGCTGCTTTTCGGGCCTGGCTCAATCCACGTCGCGCACACGCCCGACGAGTACATCGAGGAAGCCGAGCTGCGCGCCAGCGTGGACTCCTACATCACGATGGTGCAGGGGCTGCTCGCGTGA
- the cmk gene encoding (d)CMP kinase — MPSDRRRPLVVAIDGPAASGKSSTAKWVARELGLRHVDSGSLYRAATAAMLRRDADAGAWTEKEVLDASGEIHLEPGDTTFHPYLGGTDLEEELRGKAVTANVSLVAKMPKVRAWVNAQVQKAAEGHPIVVDGRDMGTAVFPKARVKVFLIADSWERARRRLIQRLQRAPEDAEIAAEVDALVQRDLKDEAQTQQAPDAVLIDTTYLTQEEQVERIVALARQALGGRRSKDR, encoded by the coding sequence ATGCCGAGTGATCGTCGTCGACCGCTGGTGGTGGCCATCGACGGCCCCGCCGCGTCAGGAAAATCGTCGACCGCCAAGTGGGTCGCGCGAGAGCTCGGCTTGCGACACGTGGACTCCGGTTCGCTGTATCGCGCGGCGACGGCGGCGATGTTGCGGCGCGACGCCGACGCCGGGGCTTGGACCGAGAAGGAAGTGCTCGATGCCTCGGGTGAGATTCATCTCGAACCAGGCGACACCACCTTCCATCCGTACCTCGGCGGCACCGACCTTGAGGAAGAGCTGCGAGGCAAGGCGGTCACGGCCAACGTGTCGCTGGTCGCGAAGATGCCGAAGGTTCGGGCCTGGGTGAACGCGCAGGTGCAGAAAGCCGCCGAGGGCCATCCCATCGTCGTTGATGGTCGCGACATGGGTACCGCCGTGTTTCCCAAGGCGCGCGTGAAGGTCTTCCTGATCGCGGATTCCTGGGAACGCGCGCGGCGCCGATTGATCCAGCGCCTGCAGCGCGCGCCGGAGGATGCGGAGATCGCGGCCGAGGTGGACGCGTTAGTGCAACGCGACCTCAAGGACGAGGCACAGACCCAGCAGGCGCCGGATGCGGTGCTGATCGACACGACGTACTTGACGCAGGAAGAACAGGTCGAGCGTATCGTCGCCCTGGCGCGGCAGGCGTTGGGGGGGCGGCGGTCGAAGGATCGCTAG
- the lysC gene encoding lysine-sensitive aspartokinase 3, which yields MIVVKFGGTSVQDSEAIARTAAIIQGRLERQPVVVVSALAGTTNRLIEIAEHSAKGELIVALAILEELRTRHFATISELLGGHETESDVAAEVGAMFDELAHLAEALSVLGDLTNRSHDAVASMGERLSAPIVTAAMQRAGLPAEFVDSRDVMITGDDYGRATPLPDDIAIACREHLAPLLREGKVPVMGGYIGSTRGGVTTTLGRGGSDFSASLFGAAMEAEAIEIWTDVDGMLTADPRVVPDAQLIGHIRFDEAAELANFGAKVLHPSTITPAVKRGIPVFIFNSRRPEGTGTRITFDAPRAPVRAIAGKTRTVVVKIRSPRMLATPGALRAIFEVFERNRTSVDVVATSEVSVSVTLDDDQHLEAVVAQLSTFGDVSVERHRGIVALVGAGLGESTETMARALKALGELRLYMVSLSATGINLTLIVDGDQVNEAMRRLHTEFFGAAAAVSAA from the coding sequence ATGATCGTCGTCAAGTTCGGCGGGACGTCGGTTCAGGACTCGGAGGCGATCGCGCGCACGGCGGCGATCATCCAGGGTCGCCTGGAGCGGCAGCCCGTGGTCGTCGTCTCCGCGCTCGCCGGCACGACAAACCGCTTGATCGAGATCGCCGAGCACTCGGCGAAGGGCGAGCTGATTGTCGCGCTTGCCATTCTCGAGGAGCTGCGCACGCGGCACTTCGCGACGATCAGCGAGTTGCTCGGTGGGCACGAGACGGAATCCGATGTCGCCGCCGAGGTGGGCGCGATGTTCGACGAACTCGCGCATCTCGCCGAGGCGCTGTCGGTGCTCGGCGACCTCACCAATCGTTCGCACGATGCCGTGGCCTCAATGGGCGAGCGGCTCTCGGCGCCGATCGTCACGGCGGCGATGCAGCGCGCCGGGCTGCCGGCCGAGTTCGTGGATTCGCGCGACGTGATGATCACCGGCGACGACTACGGTCGCGCCACGCCGCTGCCCGACGACATCGCGATCGCCTGCCGCGAGCATCTCGCGCCGCTGCTGCGTGAGGGCAAGGTGCCGGTGATGGGCGGATACATCGGCTCCACGCGCGGAGGCGTGACCACCACGCTTGGGCGCGGTGGATCGGACTTCTCGGCATCGCTCTTTGGTGCGGCGATGGAAGCCGAGGCCATCGAGATCTGGACGGACGTGGATGGCATGCTCACCGCCGATCCGCGCGTCGTGCCCGACGCGCAGCTGATCGGACACATCCGCTTCGACGAGGCGGCCGAGCTCGCGAACTTCGGCGCCAAGGTGCTGCACCCCAGCACCATCACGCCGGCCGTGAAGCGCGGGATTCCCGTGTTCATCTTCAACTCGCGGCGCCCGGAAGGCACGGGCACGCGGATCACCTTCGATGCGCCGCGCGCGCCGGTGCGCGCCATCGCGGGCAAGACGCGCACGGTGGTGGTGAAGATCCGCTCGCCGCGGATGCTGGCGACACCTGGCGCCCTGCGCGCCATCTTCGAGGTGTTCGAGCGCAACCGAACCTCGGTGGACGTGGTGGCGACCTCGGAAGTCAGCGTGAGCGTCACGCTGGATGACGACCAGCATCTCGAGGCGGTGGTCGCGCAACTCTCCACCTTCGGCGATGTCTCGGTGGAGCGGCATCGCGGCATCGTCGCGCTGGTTGGTGCGGGGCTTGGCGAAAGCACGGAGACGATGGCGCGCGCGCTCAAGGCGCTCGGCGAGCTCAGGCTCTACATGGTCTCGCTCTCGGCCACCGGCATCAACCTCACGCTGATCGTCGATGGCGACCAGGTGAACGAAGCGATGCGCCGACTGCACACGGAATTCTTCGGCGCGGCCGCCGCCGTCAGCGCCGCGTAA
- the aroA gene encoding 3-phosphoshikimate 1-carboxyvinyltransferase yields MRVPGDKSISHRALMLAALGRGHSRVRGLLQSADVHSTAAVLRAMGVSIPDLDGPELVIEGVGLRGLTQPHADLDCGNSGTTARLMSGIVAGAQVEARFIGDDSLSRRPMRRVAAPLSAMGAQVDLPEHGGLPMTIRGASLQGITWHAEVASAQVKSAILLAGLVGDVPVEVHEPAATRDHTERMLRARGVDLRTEGNVVSLNPSARLDALDTEVPGDPSSAAFVAGLVAIGGAVSGNAGGASAGGRDASLVRVENVGINPARIGAFQVLRRMGAAIEFANVADQGGEPVAMIVCRAGELRGVTVSPDEVPSLIDELPLIACVATRAVGETRVTGAAELRVKESDRIRAVVENLRAIGAEAEELPDGFVVQGSDRPLKGRVVTHGDHRIAMAFGVLGALGGNAIEIDDPSCCAVSWPSFWDDLRSLSRG; encoded by the coding sequence ATGCGAGTCCCGGGCGACAAGTCCATCTCCCACCGCGCGCTGATGCTTGCGGCGCTGGGGCGCGGGCATTCGCGCGTGCGCGGCCTGCTGCAAAGCGCCGACGTGCACTCAACTGCTGCAGTGCTTCGCGCGATGGGCGTGTCGATCCCCGACCTGGACGGGCCCGAACTCGTAATTGAAGGCGTCGGTCTGCGCGGGCTCACGCAACCGCACGCCGACCTCGACTGCGGCAATAGCGGCACCACGGCGCGATTGATGTCCGGCATCGTCGCCGGTGCTCAAGTCGAGGCGCGGTTCATCGGTGACGATAGCCTGAGCCGTCGGCCGATGCGCCGTGTCGCGGCGCCGCTGTCTGCGATGGGTGCGCAGGTTGACCTGCCGGAACACGGCGGCCTCCCGATGACCATCCGCGGCGCTTCGTTGCAGGGCATCACCTGGCACGCCGAGGTGGCCAGCGCGCAGGTGAAGAGCGCCATCCTGCTCGCCGGGCTTGTCGGCGATGTGCCGGTGGAGGTGCACGAGCCAGCTGCCACGCGTGATCACACGGAGCGTATGCTGCGGGCGCGAGGTGTCGACCTGCGCACGGAAGGCAACGTGGTGTCGCTCAACCCGTCGGCGCGTCTTGACGCGCTCGACACCGAGGTGCCGGGCGATCCCTCGTCAGCAGCGTTCGTGGCGGGGCTCGTTGCTATCGGTGGAGCCGTCAGCGGCAACGCTGGCGGCGCTTCGGCCGGCGGCAGGGACGCGTCTCTCGTTCGCGTCGAAAACGTCGGTATCAACCCAGCACGCATCGGCGCCTTCCAGGTGCTCCGTCGCATGGGTGCGGCCATCGAGTTCGCCAACGTCGCGGATCAGGGCGGCGAACCTGTCGCCATGATCGTGTGTCGTGCGGGCGAGCTGCGAGGCGTGACGGTATCGCCTGATGAAGTCCCAAGCCTCATCGACGAGTTGCCGTTGATTGCCTGCGTCGCGACGCGCGCCGTCGGCGAGACGCGCGTCACCGGCGCTGCCGAGCTGCGCGTGAAGGAAAGCGATCGCATCCGGGCGGTGGTCGAGAACCTTCGTGCGATCGGAGCCGAGGCCGAGGAACTGCCAGATGGGTTCGTGGTGCAGGGCAGCGATCGACCGCTCAAGGGTCGTGTGGTGACGCACGGCGACCATCGCATCGCGATGGCCTTTGGCGTGCTCGGCGCGTTGGGTGGCAACGCAATCGAGATCGATGACCCTTCGTGTTGCGCCGTCAGTTGGCCAAGTTTCTGGGATGACCTGCGCTCCTTGTCCCGTGGCTGA
- a CDS encoding chloride channel protein: protein MHLLRSGRDFLVDQFLALRIGAEPTLVGFAVVIGVGSALGVLGFYKGVALAHAALVTYPALLLPEMGLLAFRPIVTGVTFAAASWTMRVIGRDHDGMNVPDIQAAVEHRGGRIPPRPALGRTLASAVTIGGGGSAGAEGPVVVIGATLGSWLGRMFRFRPGRLRTLVACGAAGAIAAAFNAPLAGAFFALEEILGTFAGGYFSPVVVAAVVAAVVARGLFGSGPAFPVPGELGELSGFEAAVLIPALGVVCALMATLFVRTYFGLEGIVRSGRLNPKWTPWIGGAMVGLIVFATQGAVAGDGHLNAPLDLFGRLPWWILIALAAGKIFATSLTLTTGGSGGVFTPALFVGAATGGAYGALVQAAVPGAQIDPALYSLAGMGAMVAGATGAPITGILLVFEMTHDFELVLPLMLAVVMTKLVMRRYEKDSLYSGWLRRHDLDLNREEIA from the coding sequence ATGCACCTGCTGCGCTCCGGCCGGGACTTTCTCGTCGACCAGTTTCTGGCCCTGCGGATCGGCGCCGAGCCGACGCTGGTGGGCTTCGCGGTGGTCATCGGCGTCGGGTCGGCGCTTGGGGTGCTCGGGTTCTACAAGGGCGTGGCGCTCGCCCACGCGGCGCTGGTCACCTACCCTGCCCTCCTACTGCCCGAGATGGGGCTGCTGGCGTTCCGCCCGATAGTCACCGGCGTGACCTTCGCCGCCGCCTCGTGGACGATGCGCGTGATTGGGCGCGACCACGATGGGATGAACGTTCCCGACATCCAGGCCGCCGTGGAGCACCGCGGGGGGCGGATTCCGCCCCGCCCGGCCCTCGGGCGCACGCTAGCCAGCGCGGTCACCATCGGCGGCGGCGGATCGGCGGGCGCCGAGGGACCGGTGGTCGTGATCGGCGCGACACTGGGCTCCTGGCTCGGCCGCATGTTCCGCTTCCGGCCCGGCCGACTGCGTACGCTCGTTGCCTGCGGTGCCGCGGGCGCGATCGCCGCCGCGTTCAATGCGCCGCTTGCGGGTGCCTTCTTCGCGCTGGAGGAAATCCTCGGCACCTTCGCCGGCGGCTACTTCTCGCCCGTGGTTGTCGCCGCGGTCGTGGCCGCGGTTGTCGCGCGCGGTCTCTTCGGCAGCGGCCCCGCCTTCCCCGTGCCCGGTGAACTCGGTGAGCTGAGCGGCTTCGAAGCGGCCGTGCTCATTCCCGCGCTCGGCGTTGTCTGCGCGCTTATGGCGACGCTGTTCGTGCGCACCTACTTCGGGCTCGAAGGCATCGTGCGCAGCGGCCGCTTGAATCCCAAGTGGACGCCGTGGATCGGCGGGGCGATGGTGGGGCTGATTGTCTTCGCCACGCAAGGCGCCGTGGCGGGCGATGGGCATCTCAACGCGCCGTTGGATCTGTTCGGACGACTGCCCTGGTGGATCCTGATCGCGCTGGCGGCTGGGAAGATCTTCGCGACATCGCTGACGCTGACCACGGGTGGATCGGGCGGCGTGTTCACGCCCGCGCTGTTCGTCGGCGCGGCGACGGGTGGTGCGTACGGCGCGCTCGTGCAGGCGGCGGTGCCGGGGGCGCAGATCGACCCGGCGCTCTACTCACTCGCCGGTATGGGCGCGATGGTTGCCGGCGCGACTGGTGCGCCGATCACCGGCATCCTGCTCGTGTTCGAGATGACGCACGACTTTGAGCTCGTGCTACCGCTGATGCTGGCGGTGGTGATGACCAAGCTTGTGATGCGGCGCTATGAGAAGGACTCGCTGTACTCGGGCTGGCTCAGGCGCCACGACCTCGATTTGAATCGCGAGGAGATTGCGTAG
- a CDS encoding 2,3,4,5-tetrahydropyridine-2,6-dicarboxylate N-succinyltransferase: MSAVTAQQLEQQVEQLFAMPADQLPKDAEATVTSLLEALEAGEVRSAVRGEDGQWRAVPWVKRGILLGFRVGKLVEMSGKDSPFQFFDKHTYPTQRFDTGRNLRIVPGGSSIRRGAYIAPGVVVMPPAYVNVGTWVGAGTMIDSHALVGSCAQIGARVHLSAAAQIGGVLEPIHASPVVIEDDVIVGGNCGVYEGTVVREKAVLAAGLVLTRGTPVFDLVQERVIRGNAEQPLEIPAGAVVVPGARAVKGGFGESQGLSLQTPVIVKYRDEKTDLATALESWLR, encoded by the coding sequence GTGAGCGCGGTGACGGCGCAACAGTTGGAGCAGCAGGTCGAGCAGCTGTTCGCGATGCCGGCGGATCAGCTCCCGAAGGACGCCGAGGCTACGGTGACGAGCCTGCTCGAGGCCTTGGAAGCTGGCGAAGTCCGCTCCGCCGTGCGCGGCGAGGACGGTCAGTGGCGCGCCGTGCCCTGGGTGAAGCGCGGCATCCTGCTCGGCTTCCGTGTCGGCAAGCTGGTCGAGATGTCGGGCAAGGACTCGCCCTTCCAGTTCTTCGACAAGCACACGTATCCCACGCAACGCTTCGACACGGGGCGCAACCTGCGCATCGTGCCCGGTGGGTCATCAATCCGTCGAGGGGCTTACATCGCGCCTGGCGTGGTCGTGATGCCGCCGGCCTACGTGAATGTCGGCACCTGGGTCGGTGCGGGCACAATGATTGACTCGCACGCGCTGGTGGGCTCCTGCGCGCAGATCGGCGCGCGCGTGCACCTGAGCGCGGCGGCACAGATCGGTGGGGTGCTGGAGCCCATCCATGCCTCGCCTGTGGTCATCGAGGACGACGTGATCGTAGGCGGCAACTGCGGCGTGTACGAAGGCACCGTGGTGCGTGAGAAGGCCGTGCTGGCGGCGGGGCTGGTGCTCACGCGCGGCACGCCGGTCTTCGACCTCGTACAGGAGCGCGTGATTCGTGGCAACGCCGAGCAGCCGTTGGAGATTCCGGCGGGCGCGGTGGTGGTGCCGGGCGCGCGGGCGGTGAAGGGCGGCTTCGGCGAGTCGCAGGGGCTGTCGCTGCAGACGCCAGTGATCGTGAAGTACCGCGACGAGAAGACCGATCTGGCCACGGCGCTCGAGTCGTGGTTGCGCTGA